A genomic stretch from Bradyrhizobium quebecense includes:
- a CDS encoding DUF1153 domain-containing protein → MTEPHRPRVKYVIGPDGSPLTIADLPAPGTKRWVIRRKAEVVAAVRGGLLSLEEACSRYTLTVDEFLSWQFSIDQHGLAGLRTTRIQQYRQ, encoded by the coding sequence ATGACAGAACCCCATCGCCCGAGGGTGAAATACGTCATCGGGCCTGACGGCAGCCCGTTAACGATTGCGGACCTGCCGGCCCCCGGTACCAAGCGGTGGGTCATCCGCCGCAAGGCCGAAGTCGTCGCTGCGGTCCGCGGCGGCCTGCTCTCCCTTGAGGAGGCTTGCAGCCGCTACACGTTGACCGTCGATGAGTTCCTTTCCTGGCAGTTCTCGATCGACCAGCATGGTCTGGCCGGACTGCGCACGACACGCATCCAGCAGTACCGGCAGTAA